The genomic window TTAGGAGTTCCTATATTTGCTGTTTTAAAATTAATCTATACTAGATTGTTAGAAAGAAAAGAAAAAGATATTGAGTTAAAAGCTATTGAAGAAAAAGAAAATAATAATTTTGAGGAGTTTTAATGGATAAATTAGAAAAAAAATATACTATAGTAGCTTCTACTACTATGGGATTAGAAAGTATTGTAAGAGATGAATGTGTTGAGCTTGGATTTGAAAATGTACAAGCTTTTAATGGAAAAGTTGAATTTTCTGGTACTCTTAGAGATATAGCTGTTGCTAACATTCATCTAAGATGTGCTGATAGAGTATTTATAAAAATGGGAGAATTTAAAGCATTTTCTTTTGAAGAACTTTTCCAAAATATCAAAAAACTTAATTGGAGTGAGTTTGTAGAAAAAGATGGCAACTTTATTATAAGTTGGGTAAGTGCTGTTAAATGTAAACTTTTCTCAAAATCTGATATTCAAAGTATATCAGAAAAAGCAATAATTGAAAATTTAAAAAAAATCTATAAAATTGAAAGATTTTCTAAAACTGGAGCAAAGTTTGCTGTTAAAATTCAAGGAAATAAAGATATATTTAGTATTATGTTAGATACAAGTGGAGTTGGACTTCATAAAAGAGGTTATAGAAATTTAATAAATGAAGCTCCATTAAAAGAAACTTTGGCAGCAGCTCTTGTAAAATTAACAAGATGGAATGGTGGAGAAAAACCTTTTATTGACCCAATGTGTGGAACAGGGACTATTCCTATTGAAGCAGCTATGATAGCCCGTAATATAGCTCCAGGTGTTAATAGAAATTTTGTTTCAGAAGATTGGAAAATATTTCCAAAAGATTTATGGATAGATGTTAGAGATGAAGCTTTTTCTCAAGAAGATTATGATAAAGAAGTGAGAGTTTATGGTTCAGATATAGATGGAGAAGCTATAAAAGTGGCTCTTGAAAATGCTACTAAAGCAGGAGTAGAAGATGATATATTATTTGAAAATAAAAACTTTTTAGAGTTAGAAACACCAGCAGAAAAAGGGTATTTAGTATCAAATCCTCCTTATGGAGAAAGACTTTTAGATGATGAAAAAGTTGAAAGATTATATAGATTATTAGGAGATGTTTTATTAAAAAGATTCCCTAAATGGTCTTATTATATTATCACTTCTTATAAAGATTTTGAAAAGGCATTTGGTAAAAAATCTACTAAGAATAGAAAATTATTTAACGGTGGCATTGAATGTCATTACTATCAATATTATGGTGAAAAATAGGAGTTCATATGGATAAGAAAAAATTTGTTGATTATTCTTTAGAAATTATATTGCAAGTTTTAAAAAAATTAACTTTAGAGTTACAAGATGCTCAAAGTAAAAAAAATGAAGAAAAAATAGAATTTTTAAAAAATGAAGTTATTCCTAAATATGAAAAATTATACTTAGCTTTTAGAGATGAAGAAATTTCTAAAAGAACCCCAGAAGAATTAGAAAATATATTAAAAATAGTAGAAGATATTTTAGAAAAAAATAATTTTTCAAAAGAATTTATAGATGAATGTCAAAGAAAGAGAGAAGAATATAAAGAAAATTCTGGAGCTGAAGTAGTAAAAAGATTATTTGAATATTCTATTAAAAATTTAAAAAAATCTAAAGATAAAATTTATGAAAAACTAAATCCTATTTTGAAAAAAGAAGAACAATTAGAAGCTGACTTAAAAGAAGCTATTCAATATGATGAGGAAATGAGAATATCAGCAGAGATAGTTGATTTAAGAGAGAAAAAAAGAGAACTTGTTGGAAAATTAGAAGTTCTAAATGAAAAAATATTTGAAATAGAAGATGACATTCAAAAAGAATGGAAATATAAAATATATGGAACTGTTACTCAAAAAGAACTTGAAAAATATGTAGATTATAAAAATTAGGAGGAAAATATGTTAAATAAATTTTTTATTCTATTGGGAGTACTTACATTAGCGTTATTAGCTACTAGATTAGTAGGAAATATGAAAATGAAAAAATTAAAAAATACGGAGGTTAAATTAATGGAAGTTAAAAACTTAAGAGCAAAAATTATTACAAACAAAGGAAGTATCAATATTAAATTAATGCCAGAGGTTGCTCCTTTTACAGTACTTAACTTTGCTCATTTATCAAGAATAGGATATTATAACAACTTAAAATTCCACAGAGTAATTGAAGAATTTATGATTCAAGGTGGAGACCCAGAAGGAAATGGAACAGGTGGACCTGGATACCAATTTCATGATGAATTTAAAAAAGAAGTGGTATTTGATAGACCAGGATTACTTGCAATGGCAAATGCTGGACCAAGTACAAATGGTTCTCAATTCTTTATCACTCATGTTGAAACTCCATGGTTAAACTATAAACATACAATCTTTGGAGAAGTTGTATCACCTAATGACCAAGATATAGTTAACAGAATCGCTCAAGATGATGTAATAAAAACTATAGAAATCACAGGAGATGTAAAAGCTCTTTATGAAAGTGATGAAGCAAAAGAAACTGTTGCTCAAATCAACGAAATCTTAATGTCTCAATCTAAATTCAAAAACTTAAAATATGAAATAGAATTATAATTTTTTAATAATTCTTTTAAAGAAAAAGGCTGAATAAATTTTATTCAGCCTTTATTATTTCTATTTAAATTTTTTAGAGAAGTATCTAGTATGTAATAACTCATGAGCTTTACGGCTTAATGGATAATCTAAATAATCTTCATATAATTTTTTAACAGATTCATTTTCATGTGATCTTCTGATAGGAAGGGATTTATCAATATTATTTAATCCTTCTGCTCTTTTCTTTAATACTTCTAATTTTTTCAATGCTTTTGGTTGTCCTCCACCACCAACGCATCCACCTTTACATGCCATTATCTCAATAGCATGGAAAAATTCTTCTCCAGCTCTTATTTTATCAAGCATTTTTCCAGTTTCTTCAAGTCCATGAGAAATTCCGATTCTAAGTTCAATATGTCCTACTTTTATTTCAGCAATTCTGAATCCCTCCCAACCTCTTAACTCATGGAATTCGATTTCATCTAATCTTTCACCAGTAATAGACTCTAAAGTTGTTCTTGTGGCAGCTTCAATAACTCCACCTGTTCTTCCGAAAATTATTCCAGCTCCAGAATATTCTCCTAATGGATTATCAAAATCTTCATCTTCAAGATTTTTTAAATCTATATTTAATTGTTTAAATAATTTTATAAGTTCTCTAGTAGTGATAACTAAATCTGTATCGTAGTTATTTCCTCTTGAAAATTCCTCTCTTGATGCTTCATATTTTTTAGCAAGACAAGGCATAATAGCAACAACAGAAACATGTTCTCTAGTAACACCCATGTTTTTGGCCCAAATGTCTTTTGCAACAGTAGAGAATATTTCCATTGGAGATTTTACTGTTGAAGGAACATCTAACATATCTGGATAGTTTTGTTCAAAGAATTTAATCCATGCTGGACAACAAGAAGTTAGTATTGGAAGTTTTACATTAGGGTCTCCCTCATAATATTTTTCTAATCTTTCTTGGAATTCTTTAGCCTCTTCCATTATTGTTAAGTCAGCAGCCCAGCTTGTATCAAATACATAGTCTATTCCAATAGCTTTTAAAGCAGCTACTAATTTTTTCTCAACGTTTTCTCCAGCTTCATATCCAAAAGCCTCTCCAATAGCCACTCTTACAGCAGGAGCTATTTGAGCTACAACAATTTTGTTAGGAGTAGCAATATCTCTTAATAATTGAGTTGTGTGGTCACCTTCAAATATAGCTCCAACAGGACATGCTATAACACATTGACCACAGTGAGTACATTTATCATTATCTATAGTATGTTTTTGCTTAATACTTCCAGAGATACATCCAACAGGACATGCTCTAGCACAAGCTGTACATCCTATACATTTATCAGTGATTTTAAATTGTAATAATTGAATACATTGACCAGCTGGACAAGTTTTATTTTCAACATGTTCTTCAAATTCATGATAAAATTTATCTAAAGATTCAAGTACAAGATTTCTTTTTCTACCTAAAGTGTCTTTTATTGCTCCACAAAGTTGTCTCAATAAAAATAAATCTCTTATATTTCCTTTTCCTTTAGAAATTCTATCTAAAGTTCTCCAAGAACGTTCCATTTCATTTTCAACTTTTGAATATTCTAAGTATCCTCTTCTTTGCTTGTTAGCTAAAAGATATTCTAAATAGAATTTAGAAAAAGAAACCATACAATCTTCTTCTGATAAAATTATAATATTTCTTGTAGAACCATCTTCAAATAGTTCTAAATCAATAGGCTTATCTAAATAATCTTCTTGAACTAAATTTCTAAATGGAAGTCCAAATTGAGCAGCCTTAAATTTTTTGTGCCCAGTTATTCCTCCTGCCATTTCTATTAATTCAGAAAGTGTTGTTGTTTCTAAAATATCATATACCCCTGGTTTTACTACCATTCCAGAAATAGCCACAACATTTCTTCCTTGGCTTAAAGCTTTTTTTAGTTCAGGTCCAGCTATATTAGAGAATATTGACCCGATTGATGAGAAATTAATTATTTCTTTCCCATAAATTTGTTCAACCATTTTTCCTCCTAAAAATCTAAAAAATCACAATATTTAACTATTATTTATTATATATATACCTATTATTTCAATAGATATTTTTTTATAAAAAAAATTTATCCTGTGGATAATTTTTTATTACCGTTTTAATATTATACATAAAAAAATATATTTTTGCAACAAGAAA from Fusobacterium perfoetens ATCC 29250 includes these protein-coding regions:
- a CDS encoding THUMP domain-containing class I SAM-dependent RNA methyltransferase; the encoded protein is MDKLEKKYTIVASTTMGLESIVRDECVELGFENVQAFNGKVEFSGTLRDIAVANIHLRCADRVFIKMGEFKAFSFEELFQNIKKLNWSEFVEKDGNFIISWVSAVKCKLFSKSDIQSISEKAIIENLKKIYKIERFSKTGAKFAVKIQGNKDIFSIMLDTSGVGLHKRGYRNLINEAPLKETLAAALVKLTRWNGGEKPFIDPMCGTGTIPIEAAMIARNIAPGVNRNFVSEDWKIFPKDLWIDVRDEAFSQEDYDKEVRVYGSDIDGEAIKVALENATKAGVEDDILFENKNFLELETPAEKGYLVSNPPYGERLLDDEKVERLYRLLGDVLLKRFPKWSYYIITSYKDFEKAFGKKSTKNRKLFNGGIECHYYQYYGEK
- a CDS encoding peptidylprolyl isomerase yields the protein MEVKNLRAKIITNKGSINIKLMPEVAPFTVLNFAHLSRIGYYNNLKFHRVIEEFMIQGGDPEGNGTGGPGYQFHDEFKKEVVFDRPGLLAMANAGPSTNGSQFFITHVETPWLNYKHTIFGEVVSPNDQDIVNRIAQDDVIKTIEITGDVKALYESDEAKETVAQINEILMSQSKFKNLKYEIEL
- a CDS encoding [FeFe] hydrogenase, group A — translated: MVEQIYGKEIINFSSIGSIFSNIAGPELKKALSQGRNVVAISGMVVKPGVYDILETTTLSELIEMAGGITGHKKFKAAQFGLPFRNLVQEDYLDKPIDLELFEDGSTRNIIILSEEDCMVSFSKFYLEYLLANKQRRGYLEYSKVENEMERSWRTLDRISKGKGNIRDLFLLRQLCGAIKDTLGRKRNLVLESLDKFYHEFEEHVENKTCPAGQCIQLLQFKITDKCIGCTACARACPVGCISGSIKQKHTIDNDKCTHCGQCVIACPVGAIFEGDHTTQLLRDIATPNKIVVAQIAPAVRVAIGEAFGYEAGENVEKKLVAALKAIGIDYVFDTSWAADLTIMEEAKEFQERLEKYYEGDPNVKLPILTSCCPAWIKFFEQNYPDMLDVPSTVKSPMEIFSTVAKDIWAKNMGVTREHVSVVAIMPCLAKKYEASREEFSRGNNYDTDLVITTRELIKLFKQLNIDLKNLEDEDFDNPLGEYSGAGIIFGRTGGVIEAATRTTLESITGERLDEIEFHELRGWEGFRIAEIKVGHIELRIGISHGLEETGKMLDKIRAGEEFFHAIEIMACKGGCVGGGGQPKALKKLEVLKKRAEGLNNIDKSLPIRRSHENESVKKLYEDYLDYPLSRKAHELLHTRYFSKKFK